GAGGGCTCGCAATTGGTTGCCAGGGGTTTTCTGAAGATATTGCGAAGCCTGATCAAAGTCTCCTAAAATTAACAAATACAAACCGGTTTCTCTCATATGAGTTGAATTATTTGGGGACAGCCGAACAGCGCTTTTATAATTGTCAAGTGCATTGCCGGAATCGAAATTTAGCTCATGAAACTGCGCTTTGATAAAATGGTCCTGCGCCCTGGCCACCGGGTCTTCGCCAACTTTCTGTCGATATAGAAACGCCAACGCCTCGTCAATCTTTCCATCGTCAATGAACTTCAGGGCTTCGGCACGATTCGTTCCCATTAATTCAGTTTGCAGGCGGCGGATCACCTCTTCAATGCGAATGACTTCCGCATCGGCAACCTGCCGGACTCTGGGGTCGGGCTCTGAACCCAGCAGTTGCTGACGCACCCAAAGATAAAGCGGGTCGCCGCGTCCCCAGGGTCTCGCCATTTGCGGATGACTTTTCATGAAACCCTGAGCCGTATGAAAATTGGCAACCGCTGAATCCTTTTCAACAATTTTTCCAATGGTCATGATTGGTACCATTTCGAAGCCCGAAGCGTAGTCTCCTGTTTCGCCCATGCTTTTAGGCTCAAATCTCTTTTCCCACCGGTCATTCAATGTAACTAGAAATTTTCTCAAACCCAGAGGGTCACCGCGCACAGAATTCGGGCAATGATGGGAAACAAAGTTGAGTAACCTCCCCCCTGAATTCGGCGTAGCGAGCAGGATGATATTTCTCAAGGGGGTCATATGATCGAGATGATGGTGCTCGCTCAATATAAACTCCCGGACCACGCCGCCGCCCAGACTGTGCGCCACAAATGAAATAGATTCATAACGATTTTTTTCCAACAACTCGTTCACCGTTTTCCGCAATTGCCTGGCAATTTTTGGAATCTCCAGTGGAGCGTCACAGTGACTCTTATATCCAAACGACAAAACATCCATTCCTTTTAAGGAGGAGTCTTCAAAAAGGCCCTGAGGCCAATAAAACTCCCCTTCTCCGTTTGTCCGTGTCCAGGTTTTGACAGAATCGCCCTCCAGGCCGTGAACAAAAATCACCAGTTTATCGGCGCGGGAATTTTCAAAATGCAGGGAACTTCTCGACGGCCCGACGGAATGAGGCTGGGAGGTGGCACAACCGAGAGAAATTAAAAGAACTGCGATTATTAAAAACCGAATTCTTTGCCATGGAAACAGGCGGAATGGATGGAAGCGCATGTGAGTTCCCATTTAATTCTTTGGAATGAGGGATTATCAAAAATCATATCACATTTGATGGGAACAGCAAGATCACATTGTGGAATGCTTTTTGGGGAACGATCAACCCGCAAACTGTGGCGGCCTTAATCGGCGATGCTTCTCTTTTGGGCCAGCAAATTGAAGGTATTTTGCGTGCCCAGCAGGTGGGTGGCCAGAAATGCAGGCAATCCGTAACGACGCGAGCAGTACTTTTCTACATCAATGATTTGCAAGCCTTCGGATTGCAACACGTCTATCAACCCGTTGGGGTCGATGCCTCCAAAGCGGCGCTGGTAATCGGACAAATCATAAGCCTCTTCAAACAGCGGAATCCTGCGGGCTTTCATTTCAAACTGGTACGCCGTCTCGTCTAAACGAGCGATTCTTTTATGCAAAAGATATCGGAATGGGGATGTTATCTCCTGCTGGAGCGGCTCAAAAAAGACCCAGAACAATCCGCCCGGCGGCAACTTCCTGCAAACTTTGCGGACCAGTGACTGGTAATCGTAAAGATGATGCAGGAGGGCGGACATGACGACAGCGTCGTAGGTTTCCACATCGGTTTCGACAAACTCCTCCACCGCCATGACGGAAAGGGACGACCGGCTCATCGATGCGACAGGAATTTTCCCCTTCAAGCCTGCGACCATTTCCTTGGAAAGGTCGACCCCCGTCATGCGATACCCTTCGGCCAGCAGTTTGAGATAGAGGTATCCCGTACCACAACCCAGATCGAGGATGCGAGATTCCTCATTGCCCAATCGAGCGCATAACTGATGGATGGATTTTCTTAAGATTCCGGTTTGAAAAAAATTGGTCTGTTCCGGGTGGCGGGAGAGATAAGACTCTCCTTCCAGTGCATGGACGCGGCGGTTTTCGGCAAGGACTTTTTCCTGCAAGTCATGGTTTTTTGCCAGATCTGCGGTCATTACAAAATTATCCTGATTCAAGCGTCGGCGCCCGGTGCAATGGCGTAGAAAAATCGTTTTGTTGTTTTGCCGGTTTCACATTCGTTGCAGTTTTTGCAGGTATCGGGAAATTCTCCGGAAAGGTGCTGTTCACGCAACTGTTCAATGGCACGTCCGCGCCATAAATCGGTCACGCGATCCTGCCAGGCATTGCCGAGAGCAAGTTCTGCGTTGTAGTCGACACAACAGGGGATCACCGTCCCGTCCCAGAGCACCACCAGCTTGCCATAATCCTTGCCGAAGGGTTCCGGGCATACGTCCTTTCTCGGACTTTGAATGAGCTTGGGTTGCTGGCGCACATGGTCGACGATGGTTTCCCAATGGGCGACATATTCCTCGACATCCTGCTGGGTATCCTCCTCCACCGTAAAGACCACGCCCA
The nucleotide sequence above comes from Nitrospinota bacterium. Encoded proteins:
- a CDS encoding tetratricopeptide repeat protein, producing MGTHMRFHPFRLFPWQRIRFLIIAVLLISLGCATSQPHSVGPSRSSLHFENSRADKLVIFVHGLEGDSVKTWTRTNGEGEFYWPQGLFEDSSLKGMDVLSFGYKSHCDAPLEIPKIARQLRKTVNELLEKNRYESISFVAHSLGGGVVREFILSEHHHLDHMTPLRNIILLATPNSGGRLLNFVSHHCPNSVRGDPLGLRKFLVTLNDRWEKRFEPKSMGETGDYASGFEMVPIMTIGKIVEKDSAVANFHTAQGFMKSHPQMARPWGRGDPLYLWVRQQLLGSEPDPRVRQVADAEVIRIEEVIRRLQTELMGTNRAEALKFIDDGKIDEALAFLYRQKVGEDPVARAQDHFIKAQFHELNFDSGNALDNYKSAVRLSPNNSTHMRETGLYLLILGDFDQASQYLQKTPGNQLRALETKHPKIADHWNNLGDEARKRGDNKQAIEYYEKARDSFLESVGPDHPLVTQIWTHLGLVRFRNGDHDEAIANWEKAVQGAIRHLGEDHSDLAENWNYLGSAWLAKGELDKALDYFEKALERNQKNYGFNHSEVGFGLSQIGEIWRKKGDGEKAIEYYQKAAKSYVAVHGPDHPNLAALWNNLGSALRAKGDFDQAIVNFEKALSINKKTLGPVHAQVARDLNNLGAALSSKEEYDQAIEYFEKAQAIFEKEGMARSLETVNNNLKAARKNKSFLDKVNSSTAP
- a CDS encoding class I SAM-dependent methyltransferase: MTADLAKNHDLQEKVLAENRRVHALEGESYLSRHPEQTNFFQTGILRKSIHQLCARLGNEESRILDLGCGTGYLYLKLLAEGYRMTGVDLSKEMVAGLKGKIPVASMSRSSLSVMAVEEFVETDVETYDAVVMSALLHHLYDYQSLVRKVCRKLPPGGLFWVFFEPLQQEITSPFRYLLHKRIARLDETAYQFEMKARRIPLFEEAYDLSDYQRRFGGIDPNGLIDVLQSEGLQIIDVEKYCSRRYGLPAFLATHLLGTQNTFNLLAQKRSIAD